Proteins encoded by one window of Clostridium bornimense:
- a CDS encoding endonuclease MutS2 has product MNNDTMEKLNYNKLKEMVKSYCSSSLGRNLIDKLQPSSSIKEVQRRLSETTEGRCLLDADYYIPLEGISNVTVLIDKIDKNGVLDPSELISISDFLRGCRKIKGFMKNKEGYAPTLSAYGENISELCEVEENINNAIKGSGIDTNASKELKKIRKQIDICEGRIDERLNKFLRNPNNKEYIQDFFISKRNDKYTIPIKAQYKNYVKGVLVDTSAKGGTVFIEPEAISKYTSELAMLKAEESIEEYRILSILTEEIYNYIKEIKINVEVIAEYDMIFAKAKYSKAIDGIMPKVNDCGYTKINKGRYPFIENSVPLDYEIGKDYRTLIITGPNAGGKTVVLKTIGVLTLATESGFHIAADDGTEISIFDNIFVDIGDNQSVENSLSTFSSHVKNLADILKRTNNSTLLLFDEIGSGTEPNEGAALAIAMLEEFYYKGAITIASTHYGEIKNFSREHPDFENAAMDFEKETLEPLYKLSIGKSGNSNALYISKKMGIPDFIIEKTKCYIENKEYSYNLIKESKKKTIIEKIKEESINHYNVGDKVLLLDKGESAIVYKGMDRFNNITVLYKKEFLEVNYKRVKLEIKREDLYPEDYDMEQLFVDFKTRKIKKDIERGSKKALNEIKKGHMK; this is encoded by the coding sequence ATGAATAATGATACAATGGAAAAATTAAATTATAATAAATTAAAAGAAATGGTTAAGAGTTATTGTTCTAGTAGTTTAGGTAGAAATCTAATTGATAAATTACAACCAAGTAGTAGTATAAAAGAAGTACAGCGAAGATTAAGTGAGACAACGGAAGGAAGATGTCTTTTAGATGCAGATTACTATATACCATTAGAAGGAATATCAAATGTCACTGTTCTTATTGATAAAATTGATAAAAATGGAGTTTTGGATCCATCAGAGTTAATTAGTATATCGGATTTTTTAAGAGGATGTAGAAAAATTAAGGGTTTTATGAAGAATAAAGAAGGATATGCTCCTACATTAAGTGCTTATGGTGAAAATATATCAGAGCTATGTGAGGTTGAAGAAAATATCAATAATGCTATAAAGGGCAGTGGTATAGATACAAATGCATCTAAGGAGTTAAAAAAGATAAGAAAACAGATAGATATTTGTGAAGGAAGAATTGATGAGAGGTTAAATAAGTTTTTAAGAAATCCTAATAATAAGGAGTATATACAAGATTTTTTCATAAGTAAGAGAAATGATAAATATACTATTCCAATAAAAGCGCAATATAAAAATTATGTTAAAGGAGTTTTAGTAGATACTTCAGCTAAGGGAGGTACTGTCTTTATAGAACCAGAAGCAATCTCAAAATATACTTCAGAATTAGCTATGTTGAAGGCGGAAGAAAGTATTGAAGAATACAGGATTTTATCAATACTGACAGAAGAAATATATAATTATATAAAAGAAATAAAAATTAATGTAGAAGTTATAGCAGAATATGATATGATCTTTGCTAAAGCAAAGTATAGTAAAGCTATAGATGGAATTATGCCAAAAGTTAATGATTGCGGTTATACTAAAATTAATAAAGGAAGGTATCCTTTTATAGAAAATTCAGTACCTTTGGATTATGAAATAGGAAAAGATTATAGGACATTAATAATAACAGGCCCAAATGCTGGGGGGAAGACTGTTGTATTAAAAACTATAGGGGTATTGACATTAGCTACGGAATCAGGATTCCATATTGCAGCAGATGATGGGACAGAGATAAGTATTTTTGATAATATCTTTGTTGATATAGGTGATAATCAAAGTGTTGAAAATTCTCTAAGTACTTTTTCATCTCATGTAAAAAATTTAGCTGATATTTTAAAAAGAACTAATAATTCTACATTGTTGCTATTTGATGAGATAGGAAGTGGTACAGAACCAAATGAGGGAGCTGCATTAGCTATTGCTATGTTAGAAGAGTTTTATTATAAAGGTGCAATTACTATAGCATCTACTCATTATGGTGAGATAAAGAATTTTTCAAGAGAGCATCCGGATTTTGAAAATGCTGCTATGGATTTTGAAAAAGAGACATTAGAACCACTATATAAGTTAAGTATTGGAAAGTCAGGTAATAGTAATGCTCTTTATATATCTAAAAAGATGGGAATACCGGATTTTATAATTGAAAAAACAAAATGTTATATTGAAAATAAAGAATATAGTTATAACTTGATAAAAGAAAGTAAAAAGAAGACTATTATAGAAAAGATTAAAGAGGAAAGTATTAATCATTATAACGTTGGTGATAAGGTATTGTTATTGGATAAAGGTGAATCAGCTATAGTATACAAGGGAATGGATAGATTTAACAATATAACTGTTTTATATAAAAAAGAGTTTTTAGAAGTGAATTATAAAAGAGTAAAGTTAGAAATAAAGAGGGAAGATTTATATCCTGAAGATTATGATATGGAACAATTATTTGTAGACTTTAAAACTAGAAAGATAAAGAAAGATATTGAAAGAGGGTCAAAAAAAGCTTTAAATGAGATAAAAAAGGGTCATATGAAATAA
- a CDS encoding helix-turn-helix domain-containing protein has translation MCKKRNFSAEEKVKYVEEYLKSKNSMSHFSSMLGIALESFRQWIRNYNSIGAEAFTMEGYKGYSKELKLQAVEAYLSNLYSQDEICAKYKIRSKTQLQRWISIYNSHNKLKSSGVGGTAIMTKGRTTTYNERIEIVKYYIENDKNYAKTAEKFQISYQQIYSWIKKYETNGIEALLDKRGKRKLADEMSEIEKLKAKNKLLEAENRRQQMEIEFLKKLDEIERRRF, from the coding sequence ATGTGTAAAAAACGTAATTTTAGTGCTGAAGAAAAAGTTAAATATGTTGAGGAATATCTAAAAAGTAAAAATAGTATGAGTCATTTTTCATCTATGCTGGGGATTGCCTTAGAATCTTTTCGTCAATGGATTCGTAACTACAATAGTATAGGCGCGGAAGCCTTTACGATGGAAGGATATAAGGGCTATTCTAAAGAATTGAAATTACAAGCAGTAGAAGCTTATTTGTCAAATTTATATTCTCAAGATGAAATTTGTGCAAAATATAAAATACGTTCAAAAACGCAACTACAAAGATGGATTTCAATATATAATAGTCATAATAAACTAAAATCTTCTGGAGTTGGAGGGACAGCAATTATGACTAAAGGTAGAACTACAACTTATAATGAACGTATTGAGATTGTAAAGTATTATATAGAAAATGATAAAAATTACGCTAAAACAGCAGAAAAATTTCAAATATCATATCAACAAATATATAGTTGGATTAAGAAATATGAAACCAATGGCATTGAAGCACTATTAGATAAACGTGGAAAGCGAAAGCTTGCCGATGAAATGTCTGAAATAGAAAAGTTAAAAGCGAAAAACAAATTACTTGAAGCCGAAAATCGTAGACAACAGATGGAGATAGAATTCTTAAAAAAGTTAGACGAAATAGAAAGGAGGCGATTTTAA
- a CDS encoding IS3 family transposase, with translation MLSKTKNEFIYLAIQELHKQKSFSIKELCEIAGIARSAYYKWTNRKVSMNEKFNEVLLSLIQESYEEINGILGYRQMTIKLNRENDFHVNPKRIYRLMCILNLKSVCRRKRKTYKKSTPETVADNILNRDFYADKFGEKWLTDVTEMKYGIGKKAYLSAILDLSDKSIVSFVIGHSNNNNLVFQTFDIARREYPQATPIFHSDRGFQYTSKTFKKKLEEANMIQSMSRVSRCIDNGPMEAFWGMLKSEMYYLKKFNSYEELEAAIIEYIDYYNNRRYQKRLNSMTPLEYREYLLKSVA, from the coding sequence ATTTTAAGTAAAACAAAAAATGAATTTATCTATTTAGCAATACAAGAGTTGCATAAGCAAAAATCTTTTTCTATTAAAGAATTATGTGAAATAGCCGGTATTGCACGCTCCGCATATTATAAATGGACGAATCGCAAAGTAAGTATGAATGAAAAATTTAATGAGGTGTTATTATCACTTATACAAGAATCATATGAAGAAATAAACGGAATATTAGGATATAGACAAATGACTATAAAATTAAATCGTGAAAATGATTTTCATGTAAATCCAAAGAGAATTTATAGGCTTATGTGTATTCTTAATCTAAAGTCAGTATGTCGTAGAAAACGAAAAACTTATAAAAAATCTACACCTGAAACTGTAGCTGATAATATTCTAAATAGAGATTTCTATGCAGATAAATTTGGTGAAAAGTGGCTCACAGATGTAACGGAAATGAAGTATGGTATTGGAAAGAAAGCATATTTAAGTGCAATTCTAGATCTTTCTGATAAGAGTATTGTCTCTTTTGTAATTGGGCATTCAAATAATAATAATCTAGTGTTTCAAACATTTGATATTGCCCGTAGGGAGTATCCGCAGGCTACGCCTATTTTTCATAGTGATCGTGGTTTTCAGTATACTTCAAAAACATTTAAGAAAAAGCTTGAAGAAGCTAATATGATTCAAAGTATGTCACGAGTATCACGTTGTATTGATAATGGTCCAATGGAAGCATTTTGGGGTATGTTAAAATCAGAAATGTATTATTTAAAGAAATTTAATTCATATGAAGAATTAGAAGCAGCAATTATAGAGTACATAGATTATTACAATAATCGTAGATATCAAAAACGTCTCAACTCTATGACTCCGTTAGAATATAGGGAGTATTTATTAAAATCTGTAGCATAA
- a CDS encoding methyl-accepting chemotaxis protein gives MDRTNDKKSFNLNFGTKIMLQIISLVVVISLFSAYISFVGSRTSIIDSTNGLLLTKSDDASKSVSKELQVRKENLEAFAKLPIIKSMDWNIQRSYLLQLISLSNFDNLFILDKNGTGYYPDTNDIKDQSDEPFFKEMVEKSSFITDPFIKEIERQSITTIVTPIKDDNERIVGYLCGSVDLKDINTIIQDINLGKSGYAFMINNSGQYVAHKDMDLVFSQRNILRDENGKDLNDKNITNLFDMVTSGDTDTSTVTLNGKRQLISYCPVESTSWGIAIIVPENEVLSSVRKLALQQVVIFIIAIIVGFFVSVFIKKIINKHLLNIKKYSTELSSYNLSYRGESYTKDEFGDVITALNTGVESLNETMLEVQNSSNDIFDSSNTIDSMLVSISTSLEEVTATVEQISSNMEESMAELLEVSTMSQSVNDITKRSVDIAGSSIETATKIENDAQLLHEESLKSKHTIEEIYASCSIKLKESLERVSVVENISTISNSILSISDQTNLLAINASIEAARAGEHGKGFAVVADEVRRLAEQSTNEVTNIQKNVADVLAAVKDLSIASSELLKILENDILEDYSKLINVTVAYKDAGITVKDMASKFSDISSEISESMDQISSSMNSISSSVSTVTESSTTIAENMTNISIQNSAILDAAEHNKSISSKLTNLINKFKL, from the coding sequence ATGGACAGAACAAATGATAAAAAATCATTTAATCTAAACTTTGGAACTAAAATTATGCTACAAATTATATCTTTAGTTGTAGTAATTTCACTATTTTCTGCCTATATCTCTTTTGTAGGTTCTAGAACCTCAATAATAGATTCTACAAATGGCTTATTACTAACTAAATCTGATGATGCTAGTAAGTCTGTATCAAAAGAACTTCAAGTTAGAAAAGAAAATTTAGAAGCATTTGCTAAGCTTCCTATAATAAAATCTATGGACTGGAATATTCAACGCTCTTATTTACTTCAATTAATATCACTCTCCAATTTTGATAACCTCTTCATATTGGATAAAAACGGTACAGGATATTATCCTGATACAAATGATATTAAAGATCAATCTGATGAACCTTTCTTTAAAGAAATGGTTGAAAAATCAAGCTTTATAACAGATCCTTTTATAAAAGAAATTGAGAGACAATCTATAACTACTATAGTGACTCCAATAAAAGATGATAATGAAAGAATAGTAGGATATTTATGTGGATCAGTAGATCTTAAAGATATAAATACTATTATACAAGATATAAATCTTGGTAAATCCGGCTATGCTTTCATGATAAATAACTCTGGTCAATATGTGGCTCATAAAGATATGGATCTAGTATTTTCTCAAAGAAATATCTTAAGAGATGAAAATGGCAAAGATCTTAATGACAAAAACATAACTAATCTTTTTGATATGGTTACTAGTGGAGATACTGATACTTCAACTGTTACACTTAATGGTAAAAGACAATTAATTTCTTATTGTCCCGTAGAATCTACTTCATGGGGTATAGCTATTATCGTTCCAGAAAATGAAGTTCTTTCAAGTGTAAGAAAACTTGCACTTCAACAGGTAGTAATATTTATTATAGCTATAATTGTAGGCTTTTTTGTGTCTGTATTTATTAAAAAAATAATAAACAAGCACTTATTAAATATAAAAAAATATTCTACAGAACTTTCATCATACAACTTATCATATAGAGGTGAATCATATACTAAAGATGAATTCGGTGACGTTATAACAGCTTTAAATACAGGAGTAGAATCTCTAAATGAAACCATGCTAGAAGTACAAAATAGTAGTAACGATATATTTGATAGCAGCAACACTATTGATTCTATGCTTGTTTCTATATCAACTTCACTAGAAGAAGTTACTGCTACTGTAGAACAAATATCTTCAAACATGGAAGAATCAATGGCAGAATTATTAGAAGTTTCAACAATGTCTCAATCAGTGAATGATATAACAAAACGCTCTGTAGATATAGCTGGTAGTAGCATAGAAACCGCTACAAAAATAGAAAATGATGCTCAATTACTTCATGAGGAAAGTCTTAAATCTAAGCATACTATAGAAGAAATCTATGCTTCTTGCAGTATAAAACTAAAGGAATCTCTAGAAAGAGTATCTGTAGTAGAAAATATATCTACTATTTCTAATAGTATCTTATCTATATCAGATCAAACTAATTTACTAGCAATTAACGCTTCTATTGAAGCTGCTAGAGCTGGTGAACATGGAAAAGGATTTGCAGTAGTAGCTGATGAGGTTAGACGCTTAGCAGAACAATCAACTAACGAAGTTACAAATATACAAAAAAATGTTGCTGATGTTTTAGCAGCTGTAAAAGATTTATCAATAGCATCTTCAGAATTACTAAAAATACTAGAGAATGATATATTAGAAGATTATTCAAAACTAATAAACGTTACAGTAGCATATAAAGATGCCGGAATTACTGTTAAAGACATGGCTTCTAAATTTTCAGATATATCTTCTGAAATTTCTGAGTCTATGGATCAAATATCAAGCAGTATGAATAGTATCTCTTCATCAGTATCCACTGTTACTGAATCTTCTACAACTATTGCAGAAAATATGACAAACATCAGTATTCAAAATTCAGCTATCTTAGATGCAGCTGAGCATAATAAATCTATTTCTTCAAAACTTACTAACTTAATTAATAAGTTTAAATTATAA
- a CDS encoding methyl-accepting chemotaxis protein: MKNAKKIKKPFLSVGNKILAQTVSLIIFVSVFSSLLAFVQSRGILINSSKENISVRSQESANVLSSEFNSRKEQLTYIAGLPEITSMNWDIQKDFLLNQAEEWDFRNIFVMTTDGYGHYPDTGKIVDQSNEEFFETMVEKSTFITEPYINKSDDTYITTIVVPINDSSEKIIGYLCGTINLEYINSIVQNIKLGDSGYAFLVNDSGQFVAHKDMDIVYSQKNLIKDSKGKKISDEATLDLFNNMKNRKTNVTAITLDNDKKYVAYTPVEDTPWSIALTVSESELLSSINKVGFTQLIIFFIAIIVGVTVSMLIKRFIKNNLDNVKHYSNELSSYNLSYRGDVKVNDEFGQVITELNNSVDSLSTTMSEVKASGDEIFKSSEEIDTMLIDISSSLEEVTAAVEQISANMEESTAEVLEVSSMSQSVNDITKRSVDIANDSIHIADKIETDAESLHNETIASKDNIEKIYSECRVKLKDSLKKVAVVENISTISNSILSISDQTNLLAINASIEAARAGEHGKGFAVVADEVRNLAEQSASEVTNIQNNVSDVLVAVNELSLASSELLSILEDDILKDYNNLINVTVAYKDAGSTVKEMATKFSDISNEISDSMNQISDSMGSLSSSVTNVTNSATTIAENMTNVSIQNSSILDKAENNKSIVVELLNLINRFKL; this comes from the coding sequence ATGAAAAATGCGAAAAAGATAAAAAAACCTTTTTTAAGTGTGGGAAATAAAATACTTGCACAAACTGTATCATTAATAATATTTGTATCAGTTTTCTCTTCTTTGCTAGCATTTGTTCAATCAAGAGGAATTTTGATTAATTCTAGTAAAGAAAATATATCTGTTCGTTCACAAGAAAGTGCAAACGTTCTATCTAGTGAATTTAATTCAAGAAAAGAACAATTAACTTATATCGCTGGATTACCGGAAATAACATCAATGAACTGGGATATCCAAAAAGACTTTTTATTAAATCAAGCTGAAGAATGGGACTTTAGAAATATATTTGTAATGACCACTGATGGGTATGGTCACTATCCTGATACAGGAAAAATAGTTGACCAATCAAATGAAGAATTTTTTGAAACTATGGTGGAAAAATCAACTTTTATCACTGAACCTTATATAAACAAAAGTGATGATACTTATATAACTACTATTGTTGTTCCTATAAATGATTCTTCTGAAAAAATAATTGGATATCTTTGCGGTACTATAAACTTAGAATATATAAACTCTATAGTTCAAAATATAAAATTAGGCGATAGCGGTTATGCATTCTTAGTTAATGATTCTGGACAATTTGTAGCTCATAAAGATATGGATATAGTATATAGTCAAAAGAACTTAATAAAAGATTCTAAAGGTAAAAAAATATCAGATGAAGCAACATTGGATTTATTTAATAATATGAAAAATAGAAAAACCAACGTTACAGCAATAACATTAGATAATGATAAAAAATATGTAGCTTATACTCCTGTGGAAGATACGCCTTGGTCTATTGCACTAACAGTTTCTGAATCAGAATTATTATCATCAATAAATAAAGTAGGTTTCACTCAACTAATAATATTTTTCATAGCTATTATCGTTGGAGTAACTGTATCAATGTTAATTAAGAGATTTATAAAAAATAATCTCGATAATGTTAAACATTATTCTAATGAATTATCATCTTATAATCTTTCTTATAGAGGTGATGTAAAGGTTAATGATGAATTTGGACAAGTAATTACAGAATTGAATAATAGTGTAGATTCTTTAAGCACTACTATGTCAGAAGTTAAAGCTAGTGGAGATGAGATCTTTAAGAGCAGTGAAGAAATAGATACTATGCTTATTGATATTTCATCCTCTCTTGAAGAAGTAACAGCTGCAGTAGAACAGATTTCTGCAAACATGGAAGAATCAACTGCTGAAGTCTTAGAGGTTTCTTCTATGTCTCAATCAGTAAATGATATAACTAAGCGCTCTGTTGATATCGCTAATGACAGTATACATATAGCTGATAAAATAGAAACTGATGCTGAATCTCTTCATAATGAAACTATTGCATCTAAAGATAATATTGAAAAAATTTATTCTGAATGTAGAGTAAAATTAAAAGATTCTCTTAAGAAAGTCGCTGTTGTTGAAAATATTTCAACAATCTCTAATAGTATTTTATCTATATCAGATCAAACTAATCTACTTGCAATTAATGCATCTATCGAAGCTGCTAGAGCTGGTGAACATGGAAAAGGTTTCGCCGTTGTTGCTGATGAAGTTAGAAATTTAGCTGAGCAATCTGCATCTGAGGTAACAAATATTCAAAATAATGTTTCTGATGTATTAGTAGCTGTTAATGAGTTATCTTTAGCATCTTCTGAATTATTATCTATATTAGAAGATGATATATTAAAAGATTATAACAATCTTATTAATGTAACAGTAGCTTATAAAGATGCTGGTAGCACTGTTAAAGAAATGGCAACTAAATTCTCAGATATATCAAATGAAATTTCTGATTCTATGAATCAAATTTCTGATAGTATGGGTAGTTTATCTAGCTCCGTAACTAACGTTACTAATTCAGCAACTACTATAGCTGAAAATATGACTAATGTAAGTATACAAAACTCATCTATCTTAGATAAAGCTGAAAATAATAAATCTATAGTTGTAGAACTTTTAAACTTAATTAATAGATTTAAATTATAG
- a CDS encoding calcium/sodium antiporter — protein sequence MSYIILIIGFILLIKGADLFVDGSSSIAKKIGIPPVIVGLTLVSLGTSAPELAVSVVSSIQGNNGITLGNVIGSNLFNSLVVLGVSAMIVPLVINKKDSKRDFAVNIFATILVVILALGCFILDGKVISRIDGVVLLICTLAYMLILIFQSKGKNSDEVEEFNNIKLPIKIILSIIGVAGIIVGGQLVVNSAKDIAATFGMSDKLIGLTIVAIGTSLPELVTSVVAIIKGEDDIALGNILGSNTFNLLLILGVAAAINPIEVSMSLFIDLAVLLVVTLLIGALVFINKKEEKTISRKEGFLLIMVYIVYTVYIIMRN from the coding sequence TTGAGTTACATTATTTTAATAATAGGATTTATTTTACTTATAAAAGGAGCAGATCTTTTTGTTGATGGATCATCATCTATTGCAAAAAAAATAGGAATACCACCTGTGATAGTAGGTCTTACTCTTGTATCATTAGGAACAAGTGCTCCAGAGTTAGCAGTTAGTGTCGTATCATCTATTCAAGGAAATAATGGAATAACATTAGGAAATGTAATAGGATCTAATTTATTTAATAGTCTAGTAGTTTTAGGAGTATCAGCAATGATAGTTCCACTAGTTATTAATAAGAAAGATAGTAAAAGAGATTTTGCTGTTAATATTTTTGCGACTATATTAGTAGTTATTTTAGCATTAGGTTGTTTTATATTAGATGGGAAAGTAATATCAAGAATTGATGGAGTAGTTTTACTTATTTGCACATTAGCATATATGCTTATATTAATATTTCAAAGTAAGGGGAAAAATAGTGATGAAGTAGAGGAGTTTAATAATATTAAGCTACCTATAAAAATTATTTTATCTATAATAGGTGTGGCAGGTATTATTGTAGGTGGTCAACTAGTAGTAAACTCAGCAAAAGATATAGCTGCTACCTTTGGAATGAGCGATAAACTTATAGGGTTAACAATTGTAGCTATAGGAACTTCTCTGCCAGAATTAGTTACATCTGTTGTGGCAATAATAAAAGGAGAAGATGATATAGCTCTTGGAAATATACTTGGTTCTAACACATTTAATTTATTATTAATTTTAGGAGTTGCAGCTGCAATAAATCCTATAGAAGTGTCTATGTCTTTATTTATAGATTTAGCTGTATTATTAGTGGTGACATTATTAATTGGAGCTTTAGTCTTTATTAATAAAAAAGAAGAAAAAACTATAAGTAGAAAAGAAGGATTCTTACTTATTATGGTGTATATAGTATATACAGTATATATTATTATGAGAAATTAA
- a CDS encoding DUF6483 family protein — translation MIKNDFLEKMIEQISDAITTITGLKGKTAFKDAHESIKEALKQFFGLNPKSIETLQSKSLIDIVTGGDKNNNVKALLLGDLIKEQGDLYREEGKEKEALSTYIKSITILSEVMIEDDTVREERYILKVNEIEEILSNYHLPIDTTLMLIKYYESIGVFDKSEDLLYDILDDSNYNKDIVSFGLDFYNRLLKLDDETLENGNLPRNEVEDALEGLLESLK, via the coding sequence GTGATTAAAAATGATTTTTTAGAGAAAATGATAGAGCAAATAAGTGATGCTATTACAACAATAACAGGTTTAAAGGGAAAAACTGCTTTTAAGGATGCCCATGAATCTATTAAGGAAGCATTGAAGCAATTTTTTGGACTTAATCCTAAATCTATTGAAACTTTACAATCTAAAAGTTTAATAGATATTGTTACAGGTGGAGATAAAAACAATAATGTAAAAGCATTACTTTTAGGTGATCTTATAAAAGAACAAGGAGATCTATATAGAGAAGAAGGGAAGGAAAAAGAAGCTTTAAGTACATATATTAAATCTATTACTATTTTATCAGAAGTTATGATAGAAGATGACACAGTGAGAGAGGAAAGATATATACTTAAGGTTAATGAGATTGAAGAAATACTTTCTAATTATCATTTGCCAATAGATACAACTCTAATGTTAATAAAGTATTATGAATCTATAGGTGTTTTTGATAAAAGTGAAGATCTTCTATATGACATTTTAGATGATTCAAATTATAATAAAGATATTGTTTCTTTTGGGTTAGATTTTTATAATAGACTTTTAAAATTAGATGATGAAACTTTAGAAAATGGTAATTTACCAAGAAATGAAGTAGAAGATGCTCTAGAGGGATTACTTGAATCTTTAAAGTAA
- a CDS encoding undecaprenyl diphosphate synthase family protein gives MRVPRHIGVIPDGNRRWAQGQGMTKDKGYSYGIDPGYKLFKLCEKEGVQEVTFYGFTTDNTKRPEEQKRAFIDACIKSVNVIANEDAEILVVGNTKSELFPKELIKYTKRVICGKGGIKVNFLINYSWKKDLESLSSGDGTEKSLSRDIISSDISRVDMIVRWGGRRRLSGFLPIQSVYSDFYVIDEFWPDFKEKHFYDALDWYQNQDITLGG, from the coding sequence ATGAGAGTTCCAAGGCATATAGGGGTTATTCCAGATGGAAATAGAAGATGGGCACAAGGTCAAGGTATGACTAAAGATAAAGGTTATAGTTATGGAATAGATCCTGGATATAAGTTATTTAAGTTATGTGAGAAAGAAGGAGTACAAGAAGTAACTTTTTATGGATTTACTACAGACAATACGAAGAGACCAGAAGAGCAAAAAAGGGCATTTATAGACGCGTGTATTAAATCTGTTAATGTGATAGCAAATGAAGATGCTGAAATATTAGTAGTAGGAAATACTAAGTCAGAATTGTTTCCAAAAGAATTAATTAAGTATACAAAAAGAGTAATCTGTGGTAAAGGTGGAATAAAAGTTAATTTTTTAATCAATTATAGTTGGAAAAAAGATTTGGAATCCTTGAGCTCTGGTGATGGAACAGAAAAATCATTAAGTAGAGATATTATAAGTAGTGACATATCAAGAGTTGATATGATAGTTCGATGGGGAGGTAGAAGACGCCTTAGTGGATTTTTGCCAATACAATCAGTATATTCAGACTTCTATGTTATAGATGAATTTTGGCCTGACTTTAAGGAAAAGCATTTTTATGATGCCTTAGATTGGTACCAAAATCAAGACATTACATTAGGCGGATGA
- a CDS encoding polysaccharide deacetylase family protein, translated as MKKLKISATILNTVLLMLIFILINCIVANISNKYSKKDDISKHSNTLLSNGPKNEITTEPKVPEKTIEEKRKEISDKYGYETRDIEYILSNYIYNVDGKKVAFLTFDDGPSTTNTPKILDILDKKDAKATFFVLGNEIERSEESKAVFKEIYKKGHAIGNHSYSHDYNYLYPNRHVNTDNILEDFTHSENVMKSVLGNNFKCNVVRFPGGHMSWDGMKASEQFFINHNMKYIDWNCLTGDSEIRNATKDQLIEKFHDTYKNQDRLVVLMHDTYGKESTVEALPEIIDFLRSEGYEFGILI; from the coding sequence ATGAAAAAGCTAAAAATTAGTGCAACTATACTTAATACAGTATTATTAATGTTAATTTTTATACTAATTAATTGTATAGTAGCTAATATATCAAATAAATATTCAAAAAAAGATGATATATCCAAACATAGCAATACATTGCTATCTAATGGTCCTAAAAATGAAATTACTACTGAACCTAAGGTTCCGGAAAAAACTATAGAAGAGAAACGAAAAGAGATATCTGATAAATATGGATATGAAACAAGGGATATTGAATATATTTTGTCAAATTATATTTATAATGTAGATGGTAAAAAAGTAGCCTTCTTAACATTTGATGATGGTCCATCTACTACAAATACACCAAAAATTTTAGATATACTAGATAAAAAAGATGCAAAAGCTACATTCTTTGTATTAGGTAACGAAATTGAACGCTCCGAAGAAAGTAAAGCCGTCTTTAAGGAGATTTATAAAAAAGGACATGCTATAGGAAATCATAGTTATTCCCATGACTATAATTACTTATATCCTAATAGACATGTTAATACCGATAATATATTAGAAGACTTTACTCATTCAGAAAATGTAATGAAATCTGTATTAGGTAATAATTTTAAATGTAATGTGGTTAGATTCCCTGGAGGACACATGTCTTGGGATGGAATGAAAGCTTCTGAACAGTTTTTTATCAATCATAATATGAAATACATAGATTGGAATTGCTTAACTGGTGACTCAGAAATAAGAAATGCCACAAAAGATCAATTAATAGAAAAGTTTCATGATACATATAAAAATCAAGATAGATTAGTGGTTTTAATGCATGATACTTATGGAAAAGAATCAACTGTAGAGGCATTGCCAGAAATAATCGATTTTTTAAGATCCGAAGGATATGAATTTGGAATATTAATATAG
- a CDS encoding CPC_1213 family protein — protein MGNKMIKHKTKTHKHVNHDPRVESAKAVFGEPKAKPYDPTDFKI, from the coding sequence ATGGGAAACAAGATGATAAAACATAAAACTAAGACTCATAAACATGTAAATCATGATCCAAGAGTAGAAAGTGCGAAGGCTGTTTTTGGAGAACCAAAAGCAAAACCATATGATCCAACTGATTTTAAAATTTAG